DNA from Triticum aestivum cultivar Chinese Spring chromosome 7D, IWGSC CS RefSeq v2.1, whole genome shotgun sequence:
acgcaatccaggagatttggagtggacgtcaagaaacaaacaaggcggccacgaggcaggtaGGCGCGcttcccaccctcgtgggcccctcgtggctcccctgaccgacttccttcgcctatatatatactcatataccctgaaaacatccaggagcaccacgaaaccctatttccaccaccgcaaccttttgtacccgtgagatcccatctaggggcctttttcggtgctccgccggagggggaatcgatcatggagggattctacatcaacaccatagtctctccgatgaagtgtgagtagtttaccacagaccttcgggtccatagttattagctagatgtcttcttctctctttttggatctcaatacaatgttctcctcgatcttcttggagatctattcgatgtaattctttttgcggtgtgtttatcgagatgaattgtgggtttatgatcaagtttatctatgaacaatatttgaatctcctctgaattcttttatgtatgatcggttatctttgcaagtctcttcgaaatatcagtttggtttggcctactagattgatctttcttgcaatgggagaggtgcttagctttgggttcaatcttgcggtgtcctttcccagtgattgCAGGGgcaagcaaggcacgtattgtattgttgccatcaaggataaaaagatggggtttatatcatattgcttgagtttatccctctacatcatgtcatcttgcctaatgcattactttgttcttaggaacttaatactctagatgcatgctggatagcggtcgatgtgtggagtagtagtagtagatgcagaatcgtttcgatctacttgtcgcggacgtgatgcctatatacatgatcatgcctagatattctcataactatgcacttttctatcaattgcttgacagtaatttattcacccaccgtaatacttatgctatcttgagagaagccactagtgaaacctatggcccccgggtctattttccatcatataagtttccgatctattttattttgcaatctttactttccaatctatatcataaaaataccaaaaatatttatcttattattatctctatcagatctcgcttttgcaagtggccgtgaagggatttacaacccctttatcgcgttgattgcaaggttcttatttgtttgtgtaggtacgagggatttgcgtgtagcctcctactggattgataccttggttttcaaaaactgagggaaatacttacgctactttgctgcatcaccctttcctttttaagggaaaaccaacgcagtgctcaagaggtagcagtgtgtACGACTTTTGGTACGAGTGGGTGCGCTCTTACAAGGCACCATCCTTTGCTCTATTGCCTCCCTGGCGGCCCCATTTTGCTTGGCTTGGCTTTGCTCCCACACTTGGTGTTTCCTTCCATGTAATGATTTTCTTTTATGCTTGGGTCCATTTCCTGTGGAAACACATTAAACAAAGGATTTTGAAATTTCTTGCATTCACTAGTCATTAATGGCAAAAGGTATCACTCATCAATTAGGAAATATTTTTTTTCGCAATTATCATGGTTTCAATAATAAACTTAACTTCTATAAAACACAAGCATAATGATGGTTAAGATTGAGTGTGAAACCGTGGCTGTAGGTTTTATTTGGGTCCTATCACAATGTCATTGCATTGCTACAAAGTCTTAAAAACGATTAAAAGTTAAACCATGAGTTTTTTAGATCATGCGATCGTATTGCCGTTCACAGTTACAACGAGAACCAAAAGACATGGCCAGGCTTGCATGTGATGAAACTTGGAGAATCTTAAGTGGCCGAGGTATTGGCCTTTTGCAATATGTAGTCAGTTCATGATGGCATTcactttattcttcttcttctttttccttaggTGTGGTTACTTGGTTTAGTCACTTATTTGAAGGAGCACTTTAACATTGTGTATCTCTATCCATCACCATCCGAAAGCATTCCATTGGAGCTCACTCCCTAATATATTATCTTGACATAACATCACCATCACAAAGCATTGTAGCCTAGTTGACCGCCTAATAAAATGGAGTGGAAATGAATGAAACTAAGTGATGCcacatttattttcatatttttctTACAAACAGGAGTGAATACCAAAAATCAATATGGATACAGATACTACCAAAAACGAATACAAAGAGAATACAGTGCATAGCGGATACAAAATCGGATGTTTGTGGGAACAAAAAAACCTTGAACAATTGAAAAAATCACAATAAAACTAGCAAACTATTTCAAATAATATGACTAGAACATCTTTCGATGACTCCTAAGCCGGTGTCATAACTCCTAAACCAACCGCACCACATGGAGGCTCCTCGACTTAGTGACTATGTTAGGTATTAGTGTTGTCCTTTTGGTCGTAGTATGGGTTTTATTGAGTACAGAATTGGGTCATAATATAGCCATGGAAAAAATGGAACATTTCCTATTCATGGAAATGGAATATGCCATGTCTTTACGATTTCTACGTAAGGAAAATCCATTTTCATTTTTGCAATGTTCCTTTTTTTGCCTCCATATTtttctctctgtttcccttttgggGGGGTGGAAAGTTTTGTATTCATCCCTAGACGTCACTGTCACCATCCGAAGCACTATAGCCTTGTTGACCATCTAATATATATTTGCTTAGCATCACAATCACAAACGGAAAGCACTATAGCCTTGTTGACCACCTAATCTATTATGATGTGGATccaaatttttttgttcatatatttcTAGGTCAAAGATTTTGAATTTTTTAATATGATTTGTTCGTTCCTTGTACGCTAAAATGTAGAAATTTGGTTTATATTGTTAAGATCCAAAATTGGCTTGTCAATGCTTCTAATTTGCCACCGTGGTTTTTCGTATTAGATTTGAATATCAAAATTTTGAAACTTGTGCTTGTTCATATTTTGGCAAATATCATTGACTAATGAAGGTACAAAATGTTTGTAGTATGAGAGAATATGAGGATTTGCACATGAATAATGGTCTAAATTACAATGCTGATACATTTAAATTATTAGACATCAGCAACATCTAAACCATTGTTAACAATGCCGCATTTTGCCATTGGCTCAAATGGGTGGTGCTATAATACAAAGGGGCACAACCTTCGCTAGCGTCAGGTCAAACTGATCATCCATATCAATCCCATCACGTTCCAGCTCAACAGGGAGACTCCACTTAAACTGATTTAACAATGAAGCGAGCATCACATGCACCATCCTAATTGCCAATGCCATTCCTGGGCAAATCCGACGCCTAGCaccaaatggaaggagctcaaaaTCCACACCCCTAAAGTCAATCGTTGAACCCAAGAACCTCTCGGGCATAAACTTCTCAGGTTCAGTCCATACATCTTTATCTCGACCTATCGCCCATACGTTTATGAACACACGTGAACCTTTAGGTATTGTGCAACCTGCTATTTTGACAGTCATCTCTGGTTGGCGTGGCAACAGTAGTGGGGCAGGAGGGTGGAGTCGAAAAGTTTCTTTTATGACAGCTTGGAGATAGGGCAACCGGACAATATCAGCTTCTTCAATGTTCCTTCTTGAGCCGATAACTTGTGCAAGCTCGTCACAAACCTTAGCCATTGATGATGGGTTTTGAAGAAGCTCAGTCATTGCCCATTCCACTGTGTTAGAGCTTGTGTCACTACCGGCAGCAAACAAATCCTAACATGCAAATATAATATTACATGAATATAGTCTGTTAAATGTAGCTATTAATTAAGATAAACTAATTAAGCGTCATGCAAAGTACAAGGGATTATTTGCTAAATGTGTTATAAAATAATCAAAACCGTTTTGAACTGCACACTGCGGTAATGTATGGATGCATGATATATGCAATAATTCATTGATATGCAACATGAGATTCGAtattcatctcattgcattatAGTAGAAGGAGCAATTTTTCTTGACCAATATTTCCTTTTGCACTCACCGTTGGTGAAGTGCAATCTATAGGAGAGCTTTTCTTTTGCGTGAAATCTACAGGAGAGCTATATATGGTGAATAACTTGACATGTCACATGATTCCTATAAAATTCCCATGCCGACATTATCCTACATGAATTTTGGAGACATAATCATGGAACTGAGTATTCAAATCGTAAGATTGAAGTTATATGTGTTCGTGTTTCCAGTAGCATACTATAGTGGATGTCATCATAACTATTGTTGTTTCTACCGATAATAATTATCGTTAGAGACATAAAATTTGGTCTAAGCATAGGGAAATAAGAATCAGAAAAAAATCGACTATGAATAGAAGCAAATTGGTAACTCTTCAATCTATATCAAGTTCCAATTTTCATTTCCTGGTCTAAAAGTCAAAGTTGGATATGAAATTTGTTCCACGTTATAGTTCCTATCTGGATGCCACATTTTGCCTGGCCATGTGCCACTATTTGTTTGATCCCCAGGAGAGGCTCAGTCAGCAAGGATGGCCATGTGCTTTGATCCCTGGCAGGCTCATGTGCGGTCTATGGAATCAATCAAAGAGTAAGAAAGAAAGTTGTGTGATTACCGTGAAGTGTGAGCGTAGGGTCTCACGGTCGAGCAGGttctttttcgataaagggcgattTTATTATCTCAGAATGTAGCATCAAGGGGATACAaaacattatgagtaacacccggcctctgcataactgaaATGCACACAGCCAAATCCAAAAGTCTGACAAAAAACATGAAATATAAACCGACATATCGGCAACAGTAaagtcctatagaccgacactatgcctatgtcgaaggtggtggtggatcgatccggaggttatgctgccacccatattgggaaaaaacctccgtagccacctgcttcaaccgcgtacacaccgccttgaacagcgaTTGGTGCTCCGATCGTTGCAGCATAGACCACGTATGAAGCGAttgcgtacaacggaaaataatCTGCAGAGGAGAAGCATTTTTTCCATTAAAAACCAAATCGTTTATACATAGCCAGAGCGACCAAATTAAGGCGTACGCTCCCACCCTTATAAGCGTTTTAAACCTATTTGGAATATCGTCCAACCAGTGACCAaatatattggcaacacttgtgggcggatataaatttgacgctatttggatgattgaccacgtagaacgtgcaaacttgcattgaaaaaaaggtgtttgattgtctcgtcatgagtacaataacaacacttcttactccctggccagttgcgtcgtgcgaggttgtctttggtCAACACAACTCCcttacgaagataccacatgaaaattttcacttttagtggaatcttggacttccaaattttcttgttattactcactggtacctcagaatgtgtgagcgcacggtacatagagtctactgtaaaagaccctgatgtagtaaggttccagcgaaacacatcccgaccttgtgtcaggttaatcgaatccaaccgggacaaaagattatgccatgacagAAGTCtggggccaatcaaatcccgcctaaACGAAATGTTCGGCGGGGATGAACTGAGCACGTGCGCAATAGTGTTGTTCTTATCGCGAGCAATGTTATAtaaggctggatattgttctctgagactggcattgcctagccagatgtcttcccagaatcGAATCTCCGACCCGTCTTTTATCGCcaaagacccaaagcgaaagagatgtttttttgccgccattaggccagcccagAAGTGCGAGTCACCAGGTTTCCAATATGCCTGGGACACcgccttttggcctagatacttgttgcgcaacatggtttgccaaacaccatcctcagtaagaagtttgaacaaccatttactgagCAAGGCCTCATTCTTGACATATAGGTCACGAATTCCAAGGCCGCCTTGGTCTTTTGGCCTACAAACCATGCTCCATTTGGCCAATCGATATTTTTTCTTTtctccatctccttgccaaaaaaATCTGGATCTAAAATAATCCAATCTTTGCAGGAgcccttttgggagttggaagaaagaaagcatatagagaaccatatttgtgagaacggagttaatcaaaaccagccgtcctccaactgagagcagcttgcctttccaactgctcaatcgtttctctagacgctcctctacatgcttccactctGTAATGGTGAGACGCCGATAGTGGATCGGTATTCCCAAATATTTAATCGGGAATTGGCCATGTGCGCAACCAAAGAGGTCAGCATAATCGGCAGCCGCCTCaacggcttctccaaagcagaaaagttcacttttatggaagtcAATTTTGAGACCCGACATTTGCTCAAACGCTGAGAGCAAGAGTTTTAGGTTTCGAGCCTTGTCTAGGTCATGTTCCATAGAAAGAATTGTGTCATCGGTGTATTGCAGAATAGATAGGCCACCATCCACAAGATGTGGCACTACTCCTTCTATCTGGCCGTCCTGCTTAGCACgctcaatcagaatagccaacatgtcagcaacaatgttaaataacattggagaCATGGAGTCACCCTGTCGTAGTCATATTTTTGTCTGAAAGTAAtggcctacatcatcattgactttgatggccacactacctccagttacaaaattTTGGATCCACTGACGCCATTTATCGGAGAAACCTTTCATTCTTAAGGCTTGTTGGAGGAAagaccatttgaccttgtcataggctttttcaaagtcaattttgaatACTACTCCACTCATGTTTTTCCGGTGCATCTCGTGAACGGTCTCATGCAAAATTACTACGCCATCGAGtatattccttccttgcatgaaCGCCGTTTGAGATGGCCGAACAACATGATCAGCTACCGAGTTTAACCTATTTGTGgccactttggtgaaaatcttgaagctaacattaaggaggcatatgggtCTGAACTGTTGGATCCGTTCGGCCTCCTTAATCTTGGGCAACAAGACAATCTCGTCAAAATTAAGTCTAAATAGGTCTAGTCGGTCGGCATGAAGACAATTGAACAAATCCAAAAGGtcggtcttgatgatatcccaaaaattctgatagaattctgcAGGAAAACCCTCTAGCAAGGTCAGTCGAGCAGGTTCTTGCCATCCTCACGCGCTGCCACGTCGAGCAGCACGTCCAGGAAGTCGTTCTTCCTGGGCTGGCCGGCGTCGCGGCCGTGCAGCCTCTGGTCCACCTCGGCGTCGAACACGGCATGCAGCCGCGCGAACAGCCGCGCCAGCCGCCGACGCATGCCCTGCAGGTCGGCCGGCGCGAGCACCGGGAAGAAGTCCGACAAGTCCGACAAGTCATGCCTCTGGAGGAACTCCCGGGCCATGGCAGGGGAGGAGACGACCACCGTGGTGACCACGCCGAGGCGGATGGACATGAGCGGGCCGTGGATCTTGGCTAGGCGGGCGAGTGAGCGGTGCGGCTTGTCGCTGAGGAGGTGGAGGCTGCCGATGAGCGGCAGTGGGCGGGGGGCCGGCGGTAGGCCGGAGCGCGCGTGCGCGAGGAGGTTGAGAAGGTAGAAAGAGAGGAAAGCGACGGCAAGCCATGCTAGCCAAGGCAGAAGCGCAACCACGGCCGCCATCGCTTCTTTGTGCAGTTCGGCGTGCAGCACAGGAGACTCTAAATAGTACTCGAAGCTAGTAGTCAAAGCTATGTTTTGGAGACTCATTTTTGTGAAGGCCTCAGACACTATTATGTATTCAGACTAAAACATCGCCACTTGCTTCTAAACGAAGGGAGTATGACAGATCATTATAGACAcaacttatagaaaaatagaaacacATTCAAAATTCCAGGGTGCTGAAATCTTTTTACTCATGCATCCATCCGCGACGTGTCTTGAGCAAATCTCAATGCGCCTCTAGGCCTCCATCTCCGCGAAGCAAACTTTTTAAAACCTACAAGGCAAGGAGAAGCTGACGGCCGCAATCTACGAAGCACGTCGCCGGTCTTTTGAACGTCGAGAAGGGTGTGTGGAAATTACGAAGATCACATGAACCGGCCGAATCCAAACAGATCCATC
Protein-coding regions in this window:
- the LOC123171251 gene encoding LOW QUALITY PROTEIN: geraniol 8-hydroxylase-like (The sequence of the model RefSeq protein was modified relative to this genomic sequence to represent the inferred CDS: substituted 2 bases at 2 genomic stop codons), which gives rise to MAAVVALLPWLAWLAVAFLSFYLLNLLAHARSGLPPAPRPLPLIGSLHLLSDKPHRSLARLAKIHGPLMSIRLGVVTTVVVSSPAMAREFLQRHDLSDLSDFFPVLAPADLQGMRRRLARLFARLHAVFDAEVDQRLHGRDAGQPRKNDFLDVLLDVAAREDGKNLLDXPCXRNLLDRETLRSHFTDLFAAGSDTSSNTVEWAMTELLQNPSSMAKVCDELAQVIGSRRNIEEADIVRLPYLQAVIKETFRLHPPAPLLLPRQPEMTVKIAGCTIPKGSRVFINVWAIGRDKDVWTEPEKFMPERFLGSTIDFRGVDFELLPFGARRRICPGMALAIRMVHVMLASLLNQFKWSLPVELERDGIDMDDQFDLTLAKVVPLCIIAPPI